AGCTGACTCAGTTCATGTTTTCCTTTTGCCAGCAGTCACGACGACAGAGGATAATCCAGCGCAACCGCACAGAGAGACTTTCTGACTTGTTAGACTGGAGATATCTCGGACGAGTAAGCATCTTCACCTAAATTTTTCAGAGCTATCATAATGTGTAAATGGGACACTATAAAGTACCTAATAATGATATATTATTGGTTTATTGCTTTTAATAATACATTATGCATTTGGAAGATGCCATTATATGAAGTGACTGTTGTGCATTAGCCATATATATCAGTTCCAACTCAATGGCAATTTGGACATATTTTATTCGTACATTTTCGCCACTGGTAATGTTGGGATTGGGGGGGTtcattattaaaattatatatatatatatatatatatatatatatatatatatatatatatatatatatatatatatatatatatatatatatatataaaataaataaattatttatatatatttatttatttaaaaaaattctctaataatcacaatgttagaaGAAAATTACCCCAGCTGTCACAGGGCAATAgccttttaaaaggtcctattATGTACAATtaagtacagatatgtatacattcggcaccaatatgcacctctgaggtactaatatgaactctatgggatggtttcccagacagggattagcttaaaccaggactaggctttacCGTAtgtttcggtctataagccgcgtttttttttcatatcttgGCTGGTGGTGCGTCTTATAGTGAGGtgtgccttgtaagtcagtatgaattaattttgacatttatgaggcaagagacaacattaccgtcttcagccgtgagagtccgctatatgctgctcctgtatttatgtaattcaatggattctgtattgtggaatgacgagtatgcgaacttcacgctagttagcttgtttggttaattaagcctattcaaccttccaggtaagttctgtatgctatggtttatcatttaaataactgataatattactttaacgtacagacatctattcagcctgctgttctgtctgctattgtttagttaaataacttgcctttccagattaaatgtctgtttttcggcttggattttgtgaaataattttctaaataaacgtgacgtatagtccagtgcgacttatgtATATatacgcatttttgaatgatgcggcttatactccggtgtgctagtccggaaaatacggtagtttaataaggaaatataactagttttaacaaacatgctttaCTACAGACATTACTGGCgtgcacatttatttttacatttatttcagtctaggactagtctaatccctgtccgggtaACCGCCCCTATAGGTCCAAAgctgtttttttaaagggtGCAGCCCCAGGGTACATTTGTCTGACAATGTACGTTTCACGTTGCACAAATTCATACGAAATAGCCTACTCGGAAAATACGTACACATTTCTGTTAGATCAGGCAGTTTATACTTTCCCTGGGTTTCTTACACTGACATTGCTAGCATTAAGATATAGCTTCAGAAATGTAGTCACTGTTGTTCATCTTCTTATACAATTTTTGTCTTCAGTTTTACATGCACGCCAGGCATCTCGCTCTCAGCAGATCTTTCCCTGCTAAATTTAAAATGGACCAAGTCAGCCTCCCTCCGGTAAGTCTCGCTCACACTTTCATATGGATTCATATTCTGTCCTATCATGTGTTTCACACTCTTTTAGAAGTTAGCAGATCATTCAGATGAGGGCTGAAGTGGAGAAAATGCACAAATGTTTCGGGGTTTTTTTCGCAGAGTTTAATTGACAGAGTAACATATAGTCTAGGTATGCAGGAAGATTCACATTCAAGCTCAGATTGTCCCTGAACACAAGTGTTATacaaacacagagagagagagagagcaagagagagagagagagagaatattaataaaaaaatagcatataaataatatatattaatcAACTATTAAAAACTGGTGTAAAAGTTTGTGACTTAACCAATATCTTTTTAGTCTTTTGTGATGACTGAATAAGGATTTATCATTTTGATTTTTGCATGAATCATTCAGTCTGGTTCATTAACTGGTGCGACAGATTCATTTAAAGGaacataaaagaaaatgatttactcacaaataaaaacatcactATTGCCTGCGTCCAAGTTTTACTTTAGAGCAATATctgttaattaaatgtttaactgcAAAACAGAATACAAATTTCCATTAAGGTTTTATTCATTTCTATTACTGCCATGGTTTGCCATCGTATCAAAAGTCATGAGTGTGACTTTGTTTCCATAGACACAAGGTTTCCGCTACCGCCGACCCTCCTCAGTACCACCTTCCCCATCGGCCTCACTTCACTCCACCCCTCACCACAGCGACGAGGAAGATGATGAGCCATATGACGAAGATGAAGAGgcagagaaagacagacaaaacaTCAAAGCACCTTTCACGCTGGGTGACGTGCCGGAGGGTAAGAAGAAACAACCGGGGCAAAATGGAAATTAAGATCTACACCTTTTTGCTCAACTCATCTCCACAGTTCAACAGATGTATAACGCTACTTGTTATTCTAGGACTTAAGTTACTCTAGAGCTTAAACTGATGAAACATGAaccttaaaaaattatgttaagCATATACAGTTAAAACATCTCAGACCACATTGAAGATTTGGGACCCCATTTATAAGcgaaaaatgattttaaaaagttgatgGATGAATACAAGCAATAttgaataattatcaaaacaCAACCTAAAACaaactgttgactttgcttacatctCTCGAAAGTTGCTGTGTCAAAAATGacgtaaccaaattcaagtttattttgcctagaagtgggttacttaTAGTCGGACTATATaaggtctatagttaacctagatggtgaaatgacggctattgcttgctgtGTAAATGCAAGCATATTTATTTTGCTAGAATTTGTAATGAGAATCATTGTGTAATGAGAATCACTGTGTAAACTGGCAAAACAGGACATTTTCACTAATGGTCTTGGACCTTAGTACTTTAATCTcatatattggtttataaacATAATTTTTCACGATGAGTTTAATAATTGAATAACAATGCAGAATGTTCAGTTGAGCAGTTTATCAGTGCAAATTGTTTATTTATGGCACATTCTCAAAGTGTATTTTACATGGCATTAATTCAAATGGTGAATCAACATGAGAAATGACAATGAGCAAAACTGTCTGTACAATTATATATTACAGATTTCAATCatcataaataatttattttccaGGATGACATGTCTAGAAAAATAAAGCAAATAGAAATGGAAAACATCTTACTATAAGCCTTTGCTGTATTCTTTAAAGTACTTAGATTATCAGTAGAATAACCCAACCGGTTCCAATGAATTACAGATTGACTAAGAGCCACATAACTACTTATGTGCAATAAAGCTTTCAGAAGCGTTAACACAGATGTTCTTGTAGCCGAGGATGTATAACTCCACGTGGCTtgaaaaaatttaaatgcaaaGATGAATCTGTTGTTAATTTAGCTGGCTTTTAGTACGGCTCACTATCATCTCTGGCTTGTTGGAGAACATTTAAGAGAAATGCAGCTGCTTTGGAGATGCTCAGATTTTCTGTGTTCTGGCTGCGTGATTCTGTGGATACAGAAACAATCAGATAGTGAATGCCTGATATTAAAGTTTTCAGATAAAAGTTAAACTATACAtttaagtttgtaaatgcaCTTTGTTGGTATTGCTAAATATACTAACTGCATGTGCAAGTAATATGCATTAACAATGTGACTTTGTCCAAGTAGCCTATAGTTATTAATAATTCATACCCAAGCGAATTGTGTCGAACAAGTCTCCTTCATTCGTGTCCTCAGCTACAAAGCGCCGTCCCTCTATTATAAACAAACCAAAAGTTTAAacaaattgaatttaataaGTATTTAAGACCCAAATATATGGGTTAAAAAGTTACTTACGCGTGCCCTTTAGATATAACATTGCTTGGGGCGTCCAATTCCTTCGCTGAAAGCTTCcctttaaacataaataaatgaattaattgtgcaaatacatgtaaaacgacatcattttaaagatattaagagtttaatatCACGCGTCTCTGTTACCCTGGGCGCGCTCCAGGAATGAGACACAAACGTGGACAGAAGTAGGATCGTGAGCGCGTACGCCGCAAGACTTTTCAACCCCTGTAAATATAAAGTCGGTTACAAAGTTCAGATATAACATTTATCACATGCAAAGCATTGCAAATATCACGTTATCACGTCTCCTGCAACCATTTGAAAGTTTATTACTGTGTGCGTAAAGCGTTACCATTCGTTTCCATCGTGCGTAAAATctgtcccttacgaaaatgaaccaCGAATTTACTTCAAAAATGACTGCTTAACTAAAGCATTACAAGTGAATCCATAGGAACCACAAATTTTACAATTGTCTTACATACATAGTTTTGTAGCAAACTGTGGTAATGCAAAATTGAAATCAACCGCCAAAACATGCTTGCTACACTGTAACTATAAtgaaaccatggttaatttacCCAAGAGGTGGTGgtacacattaatattaacATTAGCATTACTGTTTAAGATCCTAAATTAACCTCATCCCTTGCGTTTCTAAATTGCGTAAGGCGTTACCATTCGTTTCGATCATGCGTAAAAGCTGCCCCATCACGAAAATTAACTGTAGTTTAACTATGATATCTGCGGTAAAATCATAGTAAACACAAATACAATATTGTCTCACAAATGGAACTATAGTTAACTATGATATTTGCTGTATagctatacaaataaaaataaacacttaggCTACCCTATAATATACCCATGGCTCATTTTCATAAGGAACCAGTTGTCTTATAACGGTGCAGCTATTAAACTTTTGTTAgtcagtaatattttaaagtgCATGTAGTCTTACTTTCATAGCTTCAGATGTCCTTTTCAGCTGTTGAGTCTTCGAGTCAAACTCAAGAGTGAAGACAATGACTGCCGTCCTTATTTATAATCATCAAGGTGGAGGAATGCTGAATAAATTAGTCTTCAGCTATAGGTCAAATCCCATTGATTCACAACGGGGCCGGACCACGAACCTTTCAGACGGATgccttttaaaataaatacaactaaacaaattctacatttattcCTGAGACATTTcagcgcgcgcgcgcgcgcacacacacacacacacacacacacacggttcTCCATATGCCTGAATGGTTTTCTAAACTTAAGCTGCTTTTAGGTCTGATATGTGGGAATTTCAATAGTTTAATAGTAAGTAATGAAGAGAGGAGCGCGGAAAGTATTGATATGTTTACACCTGCAGCAATGAATCGTGTTTTTTTTATGAATGAACCCAGGACAGTTTCTCAGAAAGAGGCTGATGGGGTTTCCCTGCTGACACTATATATAAATATCTGCTGCCTCCAAATGATTTTCCTATTAATTGCCAACCTCTGAGAAGCCATAAATTGAAAGTTATGGATAAAAATAGTGTCAGCAATTTAATATAACTACAAATCAGTCACCCTTTACACATTTTCAAATGCATCGGTTAGGGTCCATTGTAATCATGTCACGATCTATCGGTAAAATAAAGCAAGAAGACATCCAAGGCCTAATAAAAGACAAatggcagattttttaaatacatttatttacaaaagtGCATGACAGCTGAACCACTATCAAACCCCAATGCTGAGATTTTACATTTAGATAAAAATAGCAAATAACTAAGGAAAACAATGGTAACATTATACCTGTTAGTCATCACCTCTAAGTTTATAAGATAATTATTGTGAATATTGCACTTGTACACAGATTTGACAGCAAAAAGACTTTAAGTTAGTCATCTGACTCTGTccttattattaaaataatcattGTAACAGAATAGAGACTTACAGAGATCAATAAAAAACCAGGACTCTCTTAAACCTGTTCAACAAATCGTCCATCATGGGATAACTTCTGCTGACTTCTTCATGAAGTAGGCATTTAACAAGTATACACGTTGAGTTCCTCTAGGATGCAGTGATGCAGCTCCATAGATTTGGTGTGCCTGCCAAGAAGTGGGCGTGGCTTATTTTCCAAGCCACTCCGATTGCGTCTCAATGTTGTAGATATCACAAACGCTCATCCTTACAATGTTATCACTTGTTTCACATGACTGTTTCAGGGTAAAGTTTCAAAATCCAtcataaataagaaaaatctgTCTTTGTTAAACCATGTTGTTGCTTTCGCTTGCTTTGTCCATGTACTAAAAGGAAAGAGAGTAGAATTAGGACATattaaagaaagaaatgaaTACATGTAAACTAGGACTGCACGGTATTGAAGAACACCGTTGTACATGCTGGTTAATGCAACGGACGATATTCTGTGCGATAATGCTTTTGCTttgtaattaaaaatatatttttatataaacgaTTAAATATAACCTTCTCAAGTATTAAAATCGTTCAAACTATAATGCGATATGCATATTGCAATATTTTGGTGATTTGGCTATATTGTGTGCAGCCCTTACTTAATCATTAAATTATAAATGATAGACGAATTACAATATTATCTGAAAcgtattataaataaatattacatattGAACAGCATATTATATACGAAAGGTGTTACATTATGACACTGACTGACACTGTACATGCTGCTAATAAACAAAGCAcagttaaaggcgctctaagcgaattgacgcgttttagaccataaaacattttttgttacatacagcaaacatctcctcactatctgcttgctgcctgtccgctgatcaaactgtaaaaaacgcgatctctgtagacagctcaggctcgacaaacggctatatcaacatagtggccaaacctagcacaacaaaacataacaaagtgttccagccaataaacgacaagaaggatttgggggtgggggttgggcgctttcatgaaagcacggacgggagagggagggggaggcgttagctacgctccgtttgtttgaaaacagttcaaacatcaacaggaagtgacgtcgcacattattcgcttagagagcctttaaatcacttaaagtcaccatgaaattgaaaaaaaaactgatttttttttcatgaattttttttttaataaatgacttttttatttgtgcactttattatttttaaaaaatcatgcaccatcataatctttaattaaaaaagttaacCTGCTCCCCTCCTTGAAACGACTTCCTGTCAAGAAGAACAGTGCGAGGGCGGAGCAATCGGAGACTTGTTTCTGAGATTCTCAATGGACGAAATCAAGTCCCATCCTACTTTTAtttctcatttcagaagccggaTATGTGTCACAATACGGAAAAGAAGACAACTgctacttctgtttcatggtgactttaaaatATGAGGTGCACACTGAATTGCAGGTTCATGCTCACGTGCAAGACAGAATTAGCACCACTGACTGACCAAGATGTCAGTGTCCACTCAGCCTTTGGAAGGCTTTAAgaaaacaacaaacacacatttaaagacAAAACACACTCACAGGAAGCAGTTGTTGGTGTTAGGGAGAACACATGAAGAATCATGGCCAGAAAAGGCCAAAGTATGAAGAGCTcggatgcaaaagccgctaaacgtcatctctgtcaaaaatgagatgatgatgatattaaccgaatgttcatcaaatacattTGCTTCAAATCTGTTTAATCCCAGCATTGGGCTATTCAGAAATAccaagttttattttattttttttaaatctgttaAATGTCACTGATTTTTTAGCAAAGTCCTCAAACTTGGGTTCCTTGTGACCCGATTTTCTCGGCAGATATGAcaaggactatactctcattctggcgtaataatcaaggactttgcagctgtaacatggctgcaggaggcgcattgatattacgcagcagccaaaaatagtcccccttggtaactttcaatggcaggggactattttcgggcagtgcgaaATATCActacgccagaatgaaagtatagttcctagccatatctgcctagaaaatcgcaacttttaattttctgtcggtcttagtaaacgatgtaactacagaagagtcaagttttaaataggaaactctttggttatttttagcacgatgctaatggtctaatcagattcaatggattatgctaaactatgctaaaagtgctagcaccagacccagagatcagctgaatggattccaaaaacggtaaaaatcaaatgtttaactctaggggagctggaaaattaacatttttttgtttttaaagtggaatgtccctttaaattctgactttcatcatttgcaatgtttctagttgcatctttagtgattttgcaactgttttgtccaaagaagtggatatttttagaagtggaggtttttgctaaaaaaaagtgcatgcacttagagggttcgctgcctttaaatttgttaaatacaaaGCTAAAGTGACattaaattttgttaaaataagacATTGCAATTACTGAATAATTGACATTACTAAACCTAAACATGAGAGCATGATAAAAAAGCTCATTCACAAAAAACCGTCAGACACacatagagggttttgcatctgaactcctcaGATTTTAAGTACGGTACTTATTCTAATCCTAAACAACATTGGTTTCTATTGGAAGCCATGTAGTGAATGTATTTGTAGATAAGCACAAATGTT
The sequence above is a segment of the Misgurnus anguillicaudatus chromosome 1, ASM2758022v2, whole genome shotgun sequence genome. Coding sequences within it:
- the spx gene encoding spexin prohormone 1 translates to MKGLKSLAAYALTILLLSTFVSHSWSAPRGSFQRRNWTPQAMLYLKGTQGRRFVAEDTNEGDLFDTIRLESRSQNTENLSISKAAAFLLNVLQQARDDSEPY